Proteins encoded together in one Impatiens glandulifera chromosome 1, dImpGla2.1, whole genome shotgun sequence window:
- the LOC124920948 gene encoding hyphally regulated cell wall protein 3-like isoform X1 yields the protein MGSMDGWISPSQAAQFAEPQYENAKISVWWDIENCEVPKKSDPHCIAQNVSSALVKMKYCGPVSTVSSYGDTTRLPSPVQQALNSTGISLNHVPAGAKDASDKKILVDMLLWAVDNPAPANYLLISGDRDFSNALHQLRMRRYNIILAQPKNASAPLVAAARSVWLWTTLCDGGPPLTKDEANQIVKTQSNSCSVTDTPKNYPSDGSKPNDGRTFDTKQKGKQSVGSQSSVPDCLSNDGKTLDTKQKGKQSVGSQSSSDSLSNDGGTFDTKQKGMQSKLNNGSQASTDNLSNHGKTFDTKQKGKVSNGSQSGTDSLPNDGKTSNIKQNGRRSWKNSGGQKGNPVRVQDSKTKQKGRVSNGSQSGTDSLPNDGKTSNIKQNGRRSWKNSGGQKGNPVRVQDSKTKQKGRVSNGSQSGTDSLPNDGKTSNIKQNGRRSWKNSGGQKGTPVRVQVSKTKQKGRVTNGSQSGTDSLPNDGKTSDIKQNGNH from the exons ATGGGGAGTATGGATGGTTGGATTTCGCCGTCTCAGGCAGCGCAATTTGCTGAGCCTCAGTACGAGAACGCGAAGATTTCGGTATGGTGGGATATCGAGAATTGTGAAGTTCCAAAGAAGTCAGATCCTCATTGTATAGCTCAAAATGTAAGTTCGGCTCTGGTTAAGATGAAATACTGTGGTCCTGTTTCCACCGTATCCTCTTATGGAGACACGACTCGCTTACCATCACCAGTTCAACAAGCACTCAACAGCACTGGCATCTCCCTCAACCACGTCCCTGCCg GTGCCAAAGATGCTAGTGACAAGAAGATTTTGGTGGATATGTTATTATGGGCTGTGGATAATCCTGCTCCCgctaattatttgttaatttctGGTGATCGTGACTTCTCCAATGCACTGCATCAGTTGCGTATGAGGAGATACAACATTATCCTCGCACAACCGAAGAATGCATCAGCCCCGCTCGTTGCTGCTGCGAGAAGTGTGTGGCTGTGGACAACTCTTTGTGATGGCGGCCCACCTCTAACAAAGGATGAAGCAAATCAGATAGTCAAGACTCAATCAAACTCCTGCTCTGTTACGGATACACCAAAAAATTATCCTTCAGATGGATCCAAACCTAATGATGGAAGAACATTTGATACTAAACAGAAAGGGAAGCAGAGTGTTGGATCCCAATCGAGTGTACCTGATTGTTTGTCTAATGATGGAAAAACACTTGATACTAAACAGAAAGGGAAGCAGAGTGTTGGATCCCAATCGAGTTCAGATAGTTTGTCAAATGATGGAGGGACATTCGATACCAAACAGAAAGGGATGCAGAGTAAGTTGAATAATGGCTCCCAAGCGAGTACTGATAATTTGTCAAATCATGGAAAAACATTTGATACCAAACAGAAAGGGAAGGTGAGTAATGGCTCCCAATCAGGTACGGATAGTTTGCCAAATGATGGTAAAACATCCAATATCAAACAGAATGGGAGGCGGAGTTGGAAGAATTCAGGAGGCCAAAAAGGTAATCCAGTAAGGGTCCAAGATTCTAAGACCAAACAGAAAGGGAGGGTGAGTAATGGCTCCCAATCGGGTACGGATAGTTTGCCAAATGATGGTAAAACATCCAATATCAAACAGAATGGGAGGCGGAGTTGGAAGAATTCAGGAGGCCAAAAAGGTAATCCAGTAAGGGTCCAAGATTCTAAGACCAAACAGAAAGGGAGGGTGAGTAATGGCTCCCAATCGGGTACGGATAGTTTGCCAAATGATGGTAAAACATCCAATATCAAACAGAATGGGAGGCGGAGTTGGAAGAATTCAGGAGGCCAAAAAGGTACTCCAGTAAGGGTCCAAGTTTCTAAAACCAAACAGAAAGGGAGGGTGACTAATGGCTCCCAATCGGGTACGGATAGTTTGCCAAATGATGGTAAAACATCCGATATCAAACAGAATGGGAACCATTGA
- the LOC124920948 gene encoding secreted protein C-like isoform X2, whose product MGSMDGWISPSQAAQFAEPQYENAKISVWWDIENCEVPKKSDPHCIAQNVSSALVKMKYCGPVSTVSSYGDTTRLPSPVQQALNSTGISLNHVPAGAKDASDKKILVDMLLWAVDNPAPANYLLISGDRDFSNALHQLRMRRYNIILAQPKNASAPLVAAARSVWLWTTLCDGGPPLTKDEANQIVKTQSNSCSVTDTPKNYPSDGSKPNDGRTFDTKQKGKQSVGSQSSSDSLSNDGGTFDTKQKGMQSKLNNGSQASTDNLSNHGKTFDTKQKGKVSNGSQSGTDSLPNDGKTSNIKQNGRRSWKNSGGQKGNPVRVQDSKTKQKGRVSNGSQSGTDSLPNDGKTSNIKQNGRRSWKNSGGQKGNPVRVQDSKTKQKGRVSNGSQSGTDSLPNDGKTSNIKQNGRRSWKNSGGQKGTPVRVQVSKTKQKGRVTNGSQSGTDSLPNDGKTSDIKQNGNH is encoded by the exons ATGGGGAGTATGGATGGTTGGATTTCGCCGTCTCAGGCAGCGCAATTTGCTGAGCCTCAGTACGAGAACGCGAAGATTTCGGTATGGTGGGATATCGAGAATTGTGAAGTTCCAAAGAAGTCAGATCCTCATTGTATAGCTCAAAATGTAAGTTCGGCTCTGGTTAAGATGAAATACTGTGGTCCTGTTTCCACCGTATCCTCTTATGGAGACACGACTCGCTTACCATCACCAGTTCAACAAGCACTCAACAGCACTGGCATCTCCCTCAACCACGTCCCTGCCg GTGCCAAAGATGCTAGTGACAAGAAGATTTTGGTGGATATGTTATTATGGGCTGTGGATAATCCTGCTCCCgctaattatttgttaatttctGGTGATCGTGACTTCTCCAATGCACTGCATCAGTTGCGTATGAGGAGATACAACATTATCCTCGCACAACCGAAGAATGCATCAGCCCCGCTCGTTGCTGCTGCGAGAAGTGTGTGGCTGTGGACAACTCTTTGTGATGGCGGCCCACCTCTAACAAAGGATGAAGCAAATCAGATAGTCAAGACTCAATCAAACTCCTGCTCTGTTACGGATACACCAAAAAATTATCCTTCAGATGGATCCAAACCTAATGATGGAAGAACATTTGATACTAAACAGAAAG GGAAGCAGAGTGTTGGATCCCAATCGAGTTCAGATAGTTTGTCAAATGATGGAGGGACATTCGATACCAAACAGAAAGGGATGCAGAGTAAGTTGAATAATGGCTCCCAAGCGAGTACTGATAATTTGTCAAATCATGGAAAAACATTTGATACCAAACAGAAAGGGAAGGTGAGTAATGGCTCCCAATCAGGTACGGATAGTTTGCCAAATGATGGTAAAACATCCAATATCAAACAGAATGGGAGGCGGAGTTGGAAGAATTCAGGAGGCCAAAAAGGTAATCCAGTAAGGGTCCAAGATTCTAAGACCAAACAGAAAGGGAGGGTGAGTAATGGCTCCCAATCGGGTACGGATAGTTTGCCAAATGATGGTAAAACATCCAATATCAAACAGAATGGGAGGCGGAGTTGGAAGAATTCAGGAGGCCAAAAAGGTAATCCAGTAAGGGTCCAAGATTCTAAGACCAAACAGAAAGGGAGGGTGAGTAATGGCTCCCAATCGGGTACGGATAGTTTGCCAAATGATGGTAAAACATCCAATATCAAACAGAATGGGAGGCGGAGTTGGAAGAATTCAGGAGGCCAAAAAGGTACTCCAGTAAGGGTCCAAGTTTCTAAAACCAAACAGAAAGGGAGGGTGACTAATGGCTCCCAATCGGGTACGGATAGTTTGCCAAATGATGGTAAAACATCCGATATCAAACAGAATGGGAACCATTGA